In a single window of the Veillonella sp. genome:
- a CDS encoding glycosyl hydrolase family 18 protein: MIRKSTILKSLTALVMSALSSTAVQAEVLVPIDQFLANTTRHYEANQYKTSYTVYVPQTVLQGNTIVLDPAAVGEPVKLPTTSKNGTTYVDIESDPAMLGVSYTKTNGQLTLGPAPQASTVKAPYTMQTPLSWAFDPWPTQGTPYQAKLNASGDNIISPSWFKLHSLGLEASPNVSIDYVNDYKSKGYHVWPLITNRFDPGFTSGILADQSVWKKYAHNLVQYAYIYGFDGYNFDFENIDYADRDRLTAFVAYLSNHLHQYNIKTSIDVTGYSDSPEWSLVYNRSAFANSVDYVVLMAYDETWAKSITAGPVASYPWVRNHTEKMLSEVPSQKLVLGVPFYMRLWHDTNGYAKGETLAMKNTGSYFVNYKDKMTWDDRLKLYYLSIPTGSGSDRIWFEDNTSLGLKLDLVKELQLGGFAAWRKGFEDESTIAMIQGKDLGRGIPKSPTAVVPEPVVEETKPLTKLEQYKLRLEEKEKAKAAKAEAKRKAKEEKELAKRKAKEEAEQAKAEKKRQAEEAKAEKKRLEEEAKAQKERDAQDAKNTIASYKSHRSVQNTTTKNELTKSVQVVKR, encoded by the coding sequence ATGATTCGTAAATCTACTATTTTAAAATCTTTAACTGCTTTGGTGATGTCTGCATTGTCTAGTACAGCTGTACAAGCAGAAGTATTAGTGCCTATCGATCAATTCTTGGCGAATACTACGCGTCATTACGAAGCTAATCAATATAAAACATCCTATACGGTATATGTACCTCAAACAGTATTGCAAGGGAATACTATCGTTTTAGATCCTGCTGCTGTTGGTGAACCTGTAAAATTGCCCACAACCAGCAAAAATGGCACGACCTATGTCGATATTGAGTCTGATCCAGCTATGCTTGGTGTAAGCTATACCAAGACGAATGGACAATTAACACTAGGTCCTGCACCACAAGCTTCTACGGTAAAAGCTCCGTATACAATGCAAACACCATTGTCTTGGGCTTTTGATCCATGGCCCACACAGGGAACTCCATATCAAGCAAAACTCAATGCTAGCGGCGATAATATCATTTCTCCAAGTTGGTTTAAATTGCATAGCCTTGGCCTCGAAGCAAGTCCTAATGTAAGTATTGATTATGTTAACGATTATAAGAGTAAAGGTTACCACGTATGGCCTTTAATTACGAATCGATTTGACCCTGGCTTTACTAGTGGTATCTTAGCAGATCAATCTGTATGGAAAAAATATGCTCATAACCTCGTGCAATATGCTTATATTTACGGCTTTGATGGGTATAACTTTGACTTTGAAAATATTGATTATGCCGACCGTGATCGTTTAACAGCCTTTGTAGCGTATTTATCTAACCATTTACATCAATACAATATTAAAACATCTATTGATGTAACCGGTTATTCTGATAGCCCAGAATGGTCTTTAGTATATAACCGCAGCGCCTTTGCAAATTCCGTAGATTATGTAGTTCTCATGGCTTATGACGAAACATGGGCTAAGAGTATCACAGCAGGTCCTGTAGCAAGTTATCCATGGGTTCGCAATCATACAGAAAAAATGCTTTCTGAAGTGCCATCCCAAAAACTAGTACTTGGTGTGCCATTCTATATGCGCTTATGGCATGATACAAATGGTTATGCTAAGGGCGAAACACTGGCTATGAAAAATACAGGTAGTTACTTTGTAAACTACAAGGATAAAATGACATGGGATGATAGATTAAAATTATATTATTTATCTATCCCAACTGGGTCTGGTTCCGATCGTATTTGGTTTGAAGATAATACGTCTTTAGGTTTGAAACTAGACCTTGTAAAAGAATTACAGCTCGGTGGTTTTGCAGCATGGCGTAAAGGCTTTGAAGATGAATCTACTATTGCTATGATTCAAGGCAAAGACTTAGGCCGCGGTATTCCTAAATCTCCTACAGCGGTTGTTCCTGAACCAGTAGTAGAAGAAACTAAACCATTAACTAAGCTTGAACAATATAAATTGCGTTTAGAAGAAAAAGAAAAGGCCAAAGCTGCTAAAGCGGAAGCAAAACGTAAGGCAAAAGAAGAAAAAGAATTAGCTAAACGCAAAGCTAAAGAAGAAGCGGAGCAAGCTAAAGCTGAGAAAAAACGTCAAGCTGAGGAAGCCAAGGCAGAGAAAAAGCGTTTAGAAGAAGAAGCTAAGGCTCAAAAGGAACGTGATGCACAAGATGCAAAGAATACAATTGCTTCTTATAAGAGCCATAGATCTGTTCAAAATACAACTACTAAAAACGAATTAACAAAATCTGTACAAGTAGTAAAACGCTAG
- the leuS gene encoding leucine--tRNA ligase: MNEKYVAQDIEKKWQKYWDDNHTFKTEYDESKEKYYVLEMFPYPSGNLHMGHVRNYSIGDVVARFKKMKGFNVLHPMGWDSFGMPAENAAIKHGIAPKTWTLDNIENMKLQQKALGLSYDWEREVATCKEDYYKWTQWFFEQFYKKGLAYKKEAKVNWCETCHTVLANEQVIDGACWRCDNPVEKKDLSQWFLRITEYADRLLTDLDTLDHWPQRVKLMQKNWIGRSEGTEFSFEVPSINERVSVYTTRVDTIYGVSYVVLAPEHPYVERLIENAPNKAELEAFITRMRNMSDIDRTSTEAPKEGMFTGSYAVNPMSGEQVPVWIANYVLVDYGTGAVMGSPAHDERDWEFAHKYDLPIKQVVACEGEEYSLEKWQEWYHEDGILVNSGEYNGQTSEEARKTITAALNERGIGEGKVNFRLRDWLISRQRYWGVPIPVVYCEKCGEQLVPEEELPVRLPEDVKFESGAVSPLATSESFLNTTCPKCGGPARRETDTMDTFIDSSWYFLRYTDAKNDQAPFDKKIANYWMNVDQYIGGIEHAILHLLYSRFFVKVIYDLGLIEANEPFRGLLTQGMVLKEGSKMSKSKGNVVSPEEIINTYGADTARLFILFAAPVDRDLDWSDQGVEGSYRFLGRVWRIVDAYNEEAKKNVTGELTKDEFALRRELHRVIKKVTEDLDNNFNFNTAISAIMELVNAMYAHKDKAETINSALANELTHFLLLLLAPFVPHMTEELWHELGETTSIHTEKWPVYEEAALVVDEVEVVLQVNGKVRDKLTVSVNITKEELETLAKESSRVQEFTEGKNIVKVIYVPGKLVNIVVK; the protein is encoded by the coding sequence ATGAATGAAAAATATGTAGCCCAAGATATTGAGAAAAAGTGGCAAAAGTATTGGGATGATAACCATACATTTAAAACAGAATATGATGAATCCAAAGAAAAATACTATGTATTAGAAATGTTCCCGTACCCATCTGGTAACTTACACATGGGTCACGTGCGTAACTATTCCATCGGTGACGTAGTAGCTCGTTTCAAAAAAATGAAGGGCTTTAACGTGTTACATCCAATGGGCTGGGACTCCTTTGGTATGCCTGCAGAAAACGCAGCTATCAAACATGGTATTGCACCTAAAACATGGACACTCGACAACATCGAGAACATGAAATTGCAACAAAAAGCACTTGGCTTGTCCTATGATTGGGAGCGCGAAGTTGCAACATGTAAAGAAGATTACTACAAATGGACGCAATGGTTCTTCGAGCAGTTCTATAAAAAAGGCTTAGCTTATAAAAAAGAAGCAAAAGTAAACTGGTGTGAAACTTGTCATACTGTATTGGCTAACGAACAAGTTATCGATGGCGCTTGCTGGCGTTGTGACAACCCAGTTGAGAAAAAAGACTTGTCTCAATGGTTCTTGCGCATTACAGAATATGCTGATCGCTTGTTAACTGATTTGGACACTCTTGATCATTGGCCACAACGCGTTAAATTGATGCAAAAGAACTGGATTGGCCGTTCTGAAGGTACAGAATTCTCCTTTGAAGTACCATCCATCAATGAACGCGTATCTGTGTATACTACACGTGTTGATACTATTTATGGCGTAAGCTATGTAGTATTGGCTCCTGAACATCCATATGTGGAACGCCTTATTGAAAATGCGCCTAATAAAGCTGAATTGGAAGCTTTCATTACGCGTATGCGCAATATGAGTGATATTGACCGTACATCTACAGAAGCACCTAAAGAAGGTATGTTCACTGGTTCCTATGCAGTAAACCCAATGTCTGGCGAACAAGTTCCTGTGTGGATCGCAAACTATGTATTGGTAGACTATGGTACTGGTGCCGTAATGGGTTCCCCTGCGCATGATGAACGTGACTGGGAATTTGCTCATAAATATGATTTGCCTATTAAACAAGTTGTAGCTTGTGAAGGTGAAGAATACAGCCTTGAAAAATGGCAAGAATGGTACCATGAAGATGGTATCCTCGTTAATTCTGGTGAATATAATGGCCAAACATCTGAAGAGGCTCGTAAAACTATTACAGCTGCTCTTAACGAACGCGGCATTGGTGAAGGTAAGGTAAACTTCCGTCTTCGTGACTGGTTGATTTCTCGTCAACGTTACTGGGGCGTGCCAATTCCTGTAGTATATTGTGAAAAATGTGGTGAACAACTTGTTCCTGAAGAAGAGTTGCCTGTACGCTTGCCAGAGGATGTTAAATTTGAGTCTGGTGCCGTATCTCCATTGGCTACATCTGAAAGCTTCCTAAATACTACATGTCCTAAGTGTGGTGGTCCTGCACGTCGTGAAACAGATACAATGGATACATTTATCGATTCCTCTTGGTATTTCTTGCGCTATACAGACGCTAAAAATGACCAAGCTCCATTCGATAAGAAAATCGCTAACTACTGGATGAACGTTGACCAATATATCGGCGGTATTGAACATGCTATTTTGCACTTGTTGTACTCTCGATTCTTTGTGAAAGTTATTTACGATTTAGGCCTTATCGAAGCTAACGAACCATTCCGTGGCTTGTTGACACAAGGTATGGTTCTTAAAGAAGGCAGCAAAATGTCTAAATCCAAAGGTAATGTAGTTTCTCCTGAAGAAATTATCAATACTTATGGTGCTGATACTGCACGTTTGTTTATTCTATTTGCGGCTCCTGTTGATCGTGACCTTGATTGGTCTGACCAAGGCGTTGAAGGTTCTTACCGTTTCTTAGGTCGTGTATGGCGTATTGTTGATGCTTACAACGAAGAAGCTAAGAAAAATGTAACTGGTGAACTTACAAAAGACGAATTTGCTTTGCGTCGTGAATTGCATCGTGTTATCAAAAAGGTAACAGAAGACCTCGATAACAACTTCAACTTCAACACTGCTATTTCTGCTATCATGGAACTAGTAAATGCTATGTACGCTCATAAGGACAAAGCTGAAACAATCAATAGTGCTTTAGCTAATGAATTAACTCATTTCTTATTACTTCTTTTAGCACCATTCGTTCCTCATATGACAGAAGAGTTGTGGCATGAATTGGGTGAAACTACATCCATCCATACTGAAAAATGGCCTGTATACGAAGAGGCAGCTCTCGTTGTAGATGAAGTAGAAGTAGTATTACAAGTAAATGGTAAAGTTCGTGATAAACTTACTGTTTCTGTAAATATTACAAAAGAAGAATTAGAAACATTGGCTAAAGAATCTAGTCGTGTTCAAGAGTTTACAGAAGGTAAAAATATTGTAAAAGTTATTTATGTACCTGGTAAACTTGTAAATATCGTAGTTAAATAA
- the trmFO gene encoding methylenetetrahydrofolate--tRNA-(uracil(54)-C(5))-methyltransferase (FADH(2)-oxidizing) TrmFO: MNNKNVIVIGAGLAGSEAAWQLANRGIHVDLYEMRPVKSSPAHQTDQFAELVCSNSLRAGNIENAVGLLKEEMRRLGSIIMECADATAVPAGGALAVDRHLFSEMVTEKVKGHPNITVHHEEVTEIPTEGTVIFASGPLTSEVLGDKIKELTGETGFYFYDAAAPIVTAESLNYDKVFAASRYDKGDADYLNCPMTEEEYKAFWHELTTAEAVQSKDFEKEIYFEGCMPVEIMASRGEDTLRYGPLKPVGLVDKRTNEESYAVVQLRKENKEGTMFNLVGFQTHLKWGEQKRVFGMIPGLENAEFVRYGVMHRNTYINSPELLNHAFQLKKEPRLFFAGQMTGVEGYLESAASGLMVGLQVDRYLEERSFIDFPKTTAIGSLSHYISNYEGSNFQPMNVNFGIMDPWPQKIRKKKEKNALIANRALEDLDALKAKENL; the protein is encoded by the coding sequence TTGAATAATAAAAATGTTATTGTTATTGGCGCAGGTCTAGCTGGCTCTGAGGCGGCTTGGCAACTCGCTAACCGTGGCATTCATGTTGACTTATATGAAATGCGCCCCGTTAAAAGTTCCCCTGCACATCAAACAGATCAATTTGCAGAACTCGTATGTAGTAATTCCTTACGAGCTGGCAATATTGAAAATGCAGTAGGTCTTTTGAAAGAAGAGATGCGTCGTTTAGGCTCCATTATTATGGAATGTGCTGATGCTACTGCTGTACCTGCTGGAGGTGCCTTAGCCGTTGATCGTCATCTATTTAGTGAAATGGTGACTGAAAAGGTAAAAGGCCATCCTAATATTACGGTGCACCACGAAGAGGTAACCGAGATTCCTACTGAAGGTACTGTTATTTTTGCTTCTGGTCCCCTTACATCTGAAGTATTAGGGGATAAGATTAAAGAATTAACTGGTGAAACAGGCTTTTACTTCTACGATGCAGCAGCACCTATTGTTACAGCAGAATCTTTGAATTATGATAAAGTATTTGCTGCTTCTCGTTATGATAAGGGCGATGCAGATTATCTTAACTGTCCTATGACAGAGGAAGAATACAAAGCATTCTGGCATGAGCTTACAACGGCTGAAGCAGTGCAATCAAAGGATTTTGAAAAAGAAATCTATTTCGAAGGTTGCATGCCTGTAGAAATTATGGCAAGCCGTGGTGAAGATACATTGCGCTATGGACCATTAAAACCAGTAGGCTTAGTAGATAAGCGTACCAATGAGGAATCTTATGCAGTAGTTCAATTGCGTAAAGAAAATAAGGAAGGTACCATGTTTAACTTGGTAGGCTTCCAAACTCACTTAAAGTGGGGCGAGCAAAAACGTGTATTTGGTATGATTCCAGGCCTTGAAAACGCAGAATTCGTTCGTTATGGTGTTATGCATCGTAATACGTATATCAACTCTCCTGAGTTGTTGAACCATGCATTCCAACTAAAAAAAGAACCGCGTTTATTCTTTGCGGGCCAAATGACAGGCGTAGAAGGTTATTTAGAATCTGCTGCTAGTGGTCTTATGGTTGGTTTACAAGTGGACCGTTATTTAGAAGAACGGTCATTTATAGACTTCCCTAAAACTACAGCTATTGGATCCCTTAGTCACTATATTTCTAACTATGAAGGGTCTAACTTCCAACCTATGAATGTCAACTTTGGCATTATGGACCCATGGCCTCAAAAAATACGCAAGAAAAAAGAGAAAAATGCACTCATTGCTAATCGTGCATTAGAAGATCTAGATGCATTAAAAGCTAAAGAAAATTTATAA
- a CDS encoding dCMP deaminase family protein yields MAKRSDYISWDEYFMGVAILAAQRSKDPNTQVGACIVSNDNKILSIGYNGMPLNCSDDDFTWERDTADDNKYFYTVHSELNAILNYRGGSLEGSKIYVTLFPCNECAKAIIQSGIKAVIYRDDLYKDTKEVKASKRMLKTAGVEIIEYKPTGRTLNITL; encoded by the coding sequence ATGGCAAAACGTAGCGATTATATTTCCTGGGATGAATACTTCATGGGCGTTGCCATCTTAGCAGCGCAACGCTCTAAAGATCCTAATACACAAGTTGGTGCGTGCATCGTTAGTAATGATAATAAAATCTTATCTATTGGCTATAATGGCATGCCTTTAAACTGTAGCGATGATGATTTTACATGGGAACGCGATACAGCAGATGATAATAAATATTTTTATACTGTACATAGTGAACTCAATGCCATTCTAAATTATCGCGGCGGTTCTCTAGAGGGTTCTAAGATTTATGTCACATTATTCCCTTGTAATGAATGTGCTAAGGCAATCATTCAAAGTGGTATTAAGGCTGTTATCTACCGCGATGACCTCTATAAGGATACAAAAGAGGTAAAAGCATCTAAGAGGATGTTAAAAACTGCAGGTGTAGAGATTATTGAATATAAACCTACAGGCCGTACTTTAAATATCACATTGTAA
- the lgt gene encoding prolipoprotein diacylglyceryl transferase, with amino-acid sequence MHQYLFFIGDFPIRAYGAMLALAIICGASVAYVLLKKDGRGWHEHIIDFSITVAVAGLIGARLWDVFFFDWHYYGNHLLEIPFVWQGGMAIQGGVVLGTIAGYWYLRKNNIDFWAFADLFAPALILAQSVGRMANLLNGDAFGHPTGGNFGILYPESTLAHRTYGNQPLWPAEIWEGQIDILIFVALLLFSSFKHAKGQVFVLYAILYSTARFFLEFLRGDYVDLTLGLKSAQMTSLIVIIVGICLFIYLGYLEKKNQPVLETTETAPKTKKRK; translated from the coding sequence ATGCATCAATATCTATTTTTTATAGGTGACTTCCCTATCAGGGCTTATGGTGCCATGTTAGCTTTAGCTATCATCTGTGGTGCCTCTGTTGCCTATGTTTTATTAAAAAAAGATGGTCGTGGTTGGCATGAACATATTATCGACTTTTCCATTACGGTTGCCGTAGCTGGTCTCATCGGGGCCCGACTATGGGATGTATTCTTCTTTGATTGGCACTATTATGGCAATCATTTATTAGAAATTCCCTTTGTATGGCAAGGTGGTATGGCCATTCAAGGTGGCGTTGTATTAGGCACCATTGCAGGCTACTGGTACTTACGTAAAAACAATATCGATTTCTGGGCCTTTGCTGATTTATTTGCCCCTGCCTTAATTTTAGCTCAATCTGTAGGGCGTATGGCAAACCTCTTAAATGGCGATGCCTTTGGCCATCCTACGGGTGGTAACTTTGGCATTCTCTATCCTGAAAGCACGTTAGCACATCGCACTTACGGCAATCAACCATTATGGCCTGCCGAAATCTGGGAAGGTCAAATCGACATTCTTATCTTTGTGGCCCTCCTATTATTTAGCTCCTTTAAACATGCTAAAGGGCAAGTATTCGTACTATATGCGATTCTCTACTCTACAGCTAGATTCTTCCTTGAATTCTTGCGCGGCGACTATGTAGACTTAACACTAGGCTTAAAATCTGCTCAAATGACTAGTCTTATTGTTATTATCGTAGGCATTTGTCTATTTATCTATCTAGGCTACTTAGAAAAGAAAAATCAACCTGTACTTGAAACTACAGAAACAGCGCCTAAAACGAAAAAACGTAAATAA
- the topA gene encoding type I DNA topoisomerase: protein MSIKRSIVIGEPKAASTSKETKKKSTTKESTTIKRKVAKEALTPMGIVRDKSVLQTSVPPEQREPRVYNPDGKVLVIVESPAKSKTIEKFLGPNYVVKASMGHLRDLPKSQMGIDIEHGFTPRYSNLVTRKKVIDELVSYADESSAVLLATDPDREGEAISWHLAYILNVDPTSTCRITFNEITKNAVAEALESPRTIDMNMVDAQQARRVLDRIVGYKLSPLLWKKVCKGLSAGRVQSVAVRLICEREREIQAFVPQEYWTIEGNFETPKKEAFTAELTHIKGEKIDITTEKDAQAVVDAIGGADAVVTNVEKRKRSRKAAPPFTTSTLQQDGVRKLNFGAKRTMMIAQHLYEGLEIGSYGHVGLITYMRTDSTRISKEMQAMAKDYIIRNYGEDYYPSKPNMYGAKGSAQDAHEAIRPTSLELTPKMVEPFLSRDELKLYTLIWNRFMASQMAPQQNESTTIELTVHDDYTFKASGSRVIFPGFSAVYEDAKKEDVPQLPALKKNDAAHTVQVLSEQHFTQPPPRYSEASLIKTLEELGIGRPSTYAPILDTIVSRNYVENTNKQFVPTELGFVVVDFLIAYFEKIINTGFTRDLEEELDAIASGKDTYLKVLSDFYEVFAKELEDASDVDRIEIASMESDETCELCHSPMVYKFGRYGKFLACSNFPECKNTKPITVGTGVTCPKCKEGEIVERKSRRGRLFYGCNRYPQCDFTLWDKPTHEFCDTCGSIMVEKTYKNGTTKKFCSNEACPTRPPKKTRKKKSEASEETVKESKETKESKNSKKSSKANEETTVE, encoded by the coding sequence TTGTCCATTAAACGATCTATCGTTATTGGCGAGCCAAAAGCAGCTAGTACTAGTAAAGAAACAAAAAAGAAAAGTACTACAAAAGAGAGTACTACGATAAAACGTAAGGTTGCCAAAGAGGCTCTTACTCCTATGGGGATTGTTCGAGACAAGTCTGTGCTACAAACCTCTGTGCCACCTGAGCAACGGGAACCTCGCGTATATAATCCGGATGGCAAAGTATTGGTTATCGTAGAATCTCCTGCTAAATCTAAAACAATTGAAAAATTCTTAGGTCCAAACTATGTGGTAAAAGCAAGTATGGGCCACTTACGAGATTTGCCTAAATCTCAAATGGGTATCGATATAGAGCATGGCTTTACACCGCGTTATAGCAATCTAGTAACTCGTAAAAAGGTTATAGATGAACTCGTTTCCTATGCCGATGAAAGTAGTGCCGTATTGCTCGCAACTGACCCTGACCGCGAAGGGGAAGCCATTTCATGGCATTTAGCGTACATTCTTAACGTAGATCCTACGTCTACATGCCGTATTACATTTAACGAGATTACGAAAAATGCCGTTGCAGAGGCCTTAGAATCTCCACGGACTATCGATATGAACATGGTAGATGCTCAACAAGCACGCCGTGTGTTAGACCGTATCGTAGGTTATAAATTAAGTCCATTATTATGGAAAAAGGTTTGTAAGGGCCTAAGCGCAGGTCGTGTTCAATCTGTCGCTGTTCGTCTCATCTGTGAACGCGAACGAGAAATTCAAGCCTTTGTACCACAAGAATATTGGACTATTGAAGGCAATTTTGAAACGCCTAAAAAAGAGGCTTTCACAGCAGAATTAACTCATATTAAAGGCGAGAAAATCGATATTACTACTGAAAAAGATGCACAAGCCGTTGTCGATGCCATAGGCGGTGCCGATGCAGTAGTAACGAATGTGGAAAAACGTAAGCGCTCTCGTAAGGCCGCACCACCATTTACAACCTCTACGTTGCAACAGGATGGTGTTCGTAAGTTGAACTTTGGTGCGAAGCGTACAATGATGATTGCTCAACATTTGTATGAAGGTTTAGAAATCGGTTCCTATGGTCATGTAGGTTTGATTACTTATATGCGTACAGACTCTACGCGTATTTCTAAAGAAATGCAAGCTATGGCTAAGGACTATATTATTCGTAACTATGGTGAAGATTATTATCCATCTAAACCTAACATGTATGGTGCAAAAGGTTCCGCTCAAGACGCCCATGAAGCGATTCGTCCTACATCATTAGAGTTAACACCAAAAATGGTAGAACCATTCTTGAGTCGTGATGAGCTAAAATTATATACGTTGATTTGGAATCGTTTTATGGCGAGCCAAATGGCACCACAACAAAATGAATCCACTACCATTGAATTGACTGTTCATGACGACTACACATTTAAAGCCTCAGGTTCTCGTGTAATCTTCCCAGGTTTTAGTGCTGTTTATGAAGATGCTAAAAAAGAGGATGTTCCTCAATTGCCAGCGCTTAAAAAGAATGATGCTGCTCATACTGTACAGGTATTGTCTGAACAACATTTCACGCAACCACCTCCACGTTATTCTGAGGCGAGCCTCATCAAAACATTGGAAGAGCTCGGTATTGGTCGTCCAAGTACATATGCTCCAATTCTAGATACAATCGTAAGTCGTAACTATGTAGAGAATACTAATAAGCAATTCGTTCCTACAGAGTTAGGCTTTGTAGTGGTAGATTTCTTGATCGCGTACTTTGAAAAAATCATCAATACAGGTTTTACTCGTGATCTTGAAGAAGAGCTTGATGCTATTGCATCAGGTAAGGATACGTATCTAAAGGTGTTGTCTGATTTCTATGAAGTATTCGCTAAAGAGCTAGAAGATGCGAGCGATGTGGATCGCATCGAAATTGCATCTATGGAAAGTGATGAAACGTGCGAACTCTGTCATAGCCCAATGGTATATAAATTTGGTCGCTATGGTAAGTTCCTTGCATGTTCTAACTTCCCAGAATGTAAAAATACTAAACCTATTACGGTAGGGACAGGTGTAACTTGCCCTAAATGTAAAGAAGGAGAAATCGTAGAACGTAAGTCTCGTCGAGGACGTTTGTTCTATGGTTGTAACCGTTATCCACAATGTGATTTCACATTATGGGATAAACCAACCCATGAATTCTGTGATACTTGTGGTTCTATTATGGTTGAGAAGACATATAAAAATGGGACGACTAAGAAATTCTGTTCCAATGAAGCTTGTCCAACTCGACCTCCAAAGAAAACTAGAAAGAAAAAGAGCGAAGCTAGTGAAGAAACTGTAAAAGAATCTAAAGAAACTAAAGAGTCTAAGAATTCTAAAAAATCTAGCAAAGCTAACGAGGAAACAACAGTTGAATAA
- the dprA gene encoding DNA-processing protein DprA, protein MTRYDDTIYIAGLQSLYNVGATYVRRFIEDFGSPYEAWNAVKNVENLKGYTYISIADKRAIAASARDEKLDYIIQKLDEYQMDVTTFLDKDFPSMLNQIYNPPAILFMRGNRALLDKRLNRIAIVGARRCSLYGRNVARMLGKELGKYSTIIVSGGARGIDSHGHEGLLASQGYGIVVMGCGLDIVYPRENSKLFDRVLANNGLLLSEYPPGTPPSAKHFPARNRIISGLSRGVIVVEAKSSSGSLITADMAVSEGRDVFVVPCNLLDHTADGNKFLMRNGAFVLTGYEDIVEQYHLTLRNFFATEEELLLAKKKLSTSKKEGHSHVKEGDLSSNTCKGVDSHGSSMLSFSLDKSLILSEIPHDRCITVSDILKVTHIPLQQLQPLLLELELEGAIEHQPPRGYINMTRSDILVH, encoded by the coding sequence ATGACAAGATATGACGATACTATTTATATTGCAGGCCTACAGAGTTTATATAATGTAGGAGCTACGTATGTAAGACGATTCATAGAAGATTTTGGTTCTCCTTATGAAGCATGGAACGCTGTTAAAAATGTGGAGAATTTAAAAGGGTATACATATATTTCTATAGCTGACAAACGTGCTATTGCAGCATCGGCTAGGGATGAAAAACTTGATTATATAATTCAAAAGTTAGACGAATATCAGATGGATGTTACTACCTTTCTAGATAAAGATTTTCCATCTATGTTAAACCAAATCTATAATCCACCAGCTATATTGTTTATGCGAGGTAATCGAGCCTTATTAGATAAAAGGTTAAACCGTATTGCCATTGTAGGGGCTCGACGGTGTTCATTATATGGGCGGAATGTGGCGAGAATGTTAGGTAAAGAATTGGGCAAATACAGTACTATAATTGTGAGTGGCGGTGCTCGTGGCATTGATTCGCATGGTCATGAAGGACTACTAGCAAGTCAGGGGTACGGCATTGTTGTTATGGGATGTGGATTAGATATTGTATATCCTAGAGAAAATTCTAAATTATTTGATAGAGTACTGGCTAATAATGGGTTACTTCTATCTGAATATCCTCCAGGCACACCGCCATCAGCAAAACATTTTCCTGCACGCAACCGTATTATTAGTGGCCTTAGTCGAGGTGTAATCGTAGTAGAGGCTAAGTCTAGTAGTGGATCCTTGATTACGGCGGATATGGCGGTCAGTGAAGGGCGCGATGTATTTGTAGTACCGTGTAACCTATTAGACCACACAGCTGATGGTAATAAGTTTCTTATGCGAAATGGTGCTTTTGTATTGACTGGATACGAGGATATAGTGGAACAGTATCATTTAACATTGCGGAATTTTTTCGCCACAGAAGAGGAACTTTTACTGGCAAAAAAGAAACTTTCAACGTCAAAGAAAGAGGGACATAGTCATGTAAAAGAAGGGGATTTATCGAGTAATACATGTAAGGGTGTTGATAGTCATGGGTCGTCTATGTTAAGCTTTAGTTTGGATAAGAGTTTAATCTTGAGTGAAATACCTCATGATCGATGTATTACTGTTAGTGATATTTTGAAAGTAACTCACATTCCATTGCAACAATTGCAGCCCTTATTGCTAGAGTTAGAGCTAGAAGGGGCTATAGAGCATCAACCGCCGAGAGGCTATATTAATATGACTAGGAGTGATATACTTGTCCATTAA